From Microbacterium sp. YJN-G, a single genomic window includes:
- a CDS encoding RDD family protein: MSTPIADEQEILSGEAVAIDVQPVGFILRAAGALIDMLISFAVFTAFLILQIWLAGLGLLDQHTMPMISIWAAVVSFLVLPITVEMATRGRSVGKLAVGGRIVRVDGGAITFRHTFIRALIGVLEIYLTFGGGAVITGALTARSQRLGDLVAGTYSQRVRTPRLEQHAPVLPPALDEWAQVADVARLPDRLARRVSQFLANAERLSPTARMRVAHELAAEVGPFVSPVPAVPAEELLRGVTVLRRQREQRALTLADDRAEQLTGRRVRI, encoded by the coding sequence ATGTCGACCCCGATCGCGGATGAGCAGGAGATCCTGTCCGGTGAGGCGGTGGCCATCGACGTGCAGCCGGTGGGCTTCATCCTGCGCGCAGCCGGCGCCCTCATCGACATGCTGATCAGCTTCGCCGTCTTCACAGCGTTCCTGATCCTTCAGATCTGGCTCGCAGGCCTGGGGCTGCTCGACCAGCACACGATGCCCATGATCTCGATCTGGGCCGCCGTGGTGAGCTTCCTGGTGCTGCCGATCACGGTCGAGATGGCCACGCGCGGGCGCAGCGTCGGCAAGCTCGCGGTCGGCGGGCGGATCGTGCGCGTCGACGGCGGGGCGATCACCTTCCGGCACACGTTCATCCGCGCGCTGATCGGGGTGCTCGAGATCTACCTCACGTTCGGCGGCGGCGCGGTGATCACCGGCGCGCTGACAGCCCGCTCGCAGCGCCTGGGTGATCTGGTCGCCGGCACGTATTCGCAGCGCGTCCGCACGCCGCGACTCGAGCAGCATGCGCCCGTGCTGCCGCCGGCTCTGGACGAGTGGGCGCAGGTCGCGGACGTCGCCCGCCTGCCCGATCGGCTGGCGCGCCGCGTCTCCCAGTTCCTCGCGAACGCGGAACGCCTCTCTCCGACCGCACGCATGCGAGTGGCGCACGAGCTCGCCGCCGAGGTCGGTCCCTTCGTGTCACCGGTGCCAGCAGTGCCCGCCGAGGAGCTGCTGCGCGGAGTCACCGTGCTGCGCCGTCAGCGCGAGCAGCGCGCCCTGACCCTCGCGGACGATCGCGCCGAGCAGCTCACGGGCCGCCGCGTCCGGATCTGA
- a CDS encoding DUF4350 domain-containing protein, whose product MTVVDAPQALSATTEEVSAPTSTAAPRPHGRGRRLLGWLFVIVLLIGIALLSLRFAVTAPDLSGSLNPENPGPPGAKALAELVRDQGVEVTTTRTRAATVDALDDGATLVMADPFTLTDEGALALIDRADRTVLLSSSARMLRLLDLGEDAPGDAGVVEAECTLSEFARVGTIEAQRMFLPAASVDGCFRTESGAAAVLRGSAGDRTITLVEGTHLLSNDALAENGNAALGLALLAQGEPIVWYVPSFADSDITGEQPGTLAELTPEWVTPVIITLLLAGLAAIGWRGRRFGPLVAESLPVTVRASETMQGRARLTARAADAAHAGAAIREGTLTRLAARLALSPRASAAEVADAASDRLRVPRTALYDLLGGPTPATDHELVELARRLSELETAVDDAVRTERNRP is encoded by the coding sequence ATGACCGTCGTCGACGCGCCGCAGGCACTGTCCGCCACAACGGAAGAGGTGTCGGCGCCGACGTCCACGGCCGCGCCGCGACCGCACGGCCGCGGCAGACGGCTGCTGGGGTGGCTGTTCGTCATCGTGCTGCTGATCGGCATCGCCCTGCTGTCACTGCGGTTCGCCGTGACCGCCCCCGATCTCAGCGGCAGCCTGAACCCCGAGAACCCGGGGCCGCCGGGCGCGAAGGCCCTCGCCGAGCTCGTACGCGATCAGGGGGTCGAGGTCACGACCACCCGCACGAGGGCGGCGACCGTCGATGCACTCGACGACGGTGCGACTCTCGTGATGGCCGACCCCTTCACCCTGACCGATGAGGGCGCGCTCGCCCTCATCGACCGCGCCGACCGCACCGTGCTGCTCAGCAGCAGCGCCCGGATGCTGCGCCTGCTCGACCTCGGCGAGGATGCACCGGGCGACGCGGGCGTCGTCGAGGCCGAATGCACACTCTCGGAGTTCGCGCGGGTCGGCACCATCGAGGCGCAGCGGATGTTCCTCCCCGCCGCGAGCGTCGACGGCTGCTTCCGCACCGAATCCGGTGCGGCCGCCGTGCTGCGCGGTTCAGCCGGCGATCGCACGATCACCCTCGTCGAGGGCACCCACCTGCTCTCGAACGACGCCCTCGCCGAGAACGGCAACGCCGCGCTCGGCCTCGCACTGCTCGCTCAGGGCGAGCCGATCGTCTGGTACGTGCCGAGCTTCGCCGACAGCGACATCACGGGCGAGCAGCCGGGCACGCTGGCCGAGCTGACGCCCGAGTGGGTGACCCCCGTCATCATCACGCTGCTGCTCGCCGGACTCGCGGCGATCGGGTGGCGCGGCCGCCGCTTCGGCCCGCTCGTGGCCGAGTCGCTGCCGGTCACGGTGCGGGCATCCGAGACCATGCAGGGCCGCGCACGGCTGACCGCCAGAGCGGCGGATGCCGCACATGCGGGTGCCGCGATCCGCGAGGGCACGCTGACGCGCCTCGCCGCCCGTCTGGCGCTGAGCCCGCGTGCGTCGGCCGCCGAGGTCGCGGATGCCGCATCCGACCGGCTGCGCGTGCCGCGCACCGCGCTGTACGACCTGCTCGGGGGCCCCACTCCCGCCACCGACCACGAGCTCGTCGAGCTCGCCCGCCGACTCTCCGAACTCGAGACGGCCGTCGACGACGCCGTCCGCACCGAAAGGAACCGCCCGTGA
- a CDS encoding DUF4129 domain-containing protein — translation MTLLALTDVFIPDGDDARRRAEEELAEREYQAAKPTWFDEFAAGVWNWFTSLFTTDGAGGAAPVALVAIVIVVIAALVVALLVWGRPRASRSTRGHSDLLGERDDRTAAQLRTDAERRAREQDWDGAVVLRFRALARGLIERDLIDPAPGATAQGIVREAITSLPGLDDRLHRAATAFDAVRYLREPADEARYRALAATDDAVRHTTPLHQSAEVHQSAEAVPA, via the coding sequence ATGACGCTCCTCGCCCTCACCGACGTCTTCATCCCTGATGGCGACGATGCCAGACGCCGGGCGGAGGAGGAGCTGGCCGAGCGCGAGTACCAGGCGGCGAAGCCGACCTGGTTCGATGAGTTCGCCGCCGGCGTCTGGAACTGGTTCACGTCGCTGTTCACGACGGACGGCGCGGGCGGCGCCGCGCCGGTCGCCCTCGTCGCGATCGTGATCGTGGTGATCGCAGCCCTCGTCGTCGCGCTGCTCGTGTGGGGCCGCCCTCGGGCGTCGCGCTCGACGCGCGGTCACTCCGATCTGCTCGGCGAACGCGACGATCGCACGGCCGCACAGCTGCGCACGGATGCCGAACGGCGGGCACGCGAGCAGGACTGGGACGGCGCTGTCGTGCTGAGGTTCCGCGCACTGGCACGGGGACTGATCGAACGGGATCTCATCGACCCGGCACCCGGCGCCACCGCGCAGGGCATCGTGCGTGAGGCGATCACGTCGTTGCCGGGGCTGGACGACAGGCTGCACCGCGCGGCCACGGCCTTCGACGCCGTCCGTTACCTGCGAGAGCCCGCCGATGAGGCGCGCTACCGAGCGCTGGCCGCGACCGACGATGCCGTCCGGCACACCACCCCCCTGCACCAGTCCGCTGAGGTCCACCAGTCCGCTGAGGCGGTGCCGGCATGA
- a CDS encoding Fur family transcriptional regulator, whose translation MTIAAPDEAPTRLRAAGLRVTVQRVAVLNTLSTRPHASADTVHSALRETLSGVALPTVHGILGDLTAAGLVRRVSLPDAPSALYEVQHEFDNHHHLQCVECGRVEDVACAVGAAPCLHPSHDHGMRIIEASVTYRAICSDCERNK comes from the coding sequence ATGACGATCGCCGCACCCGACGAAGCACCCACGCGCCTGCGCGCCGCGGGCCTTCGTGTCACGGTGCAGCGGGTCGCCGTCCTGAACACCTTGTCCACTCGACCGCACGCCTCGGCGGACACCGTCCACTCGGCACTGCGCGAGACACTCAGCGGCGTCGCGCTTCCCACCGTTCACGGCATCCTCGGCGACCTCACCGCTGCGGGGCTCGTCCGCAGGGTGAGCCTGCCCGACGCGCCGAGCGCGCTGTACGAGGTGCAGCACGAGTTCGACAATCATCACCACCTGCAGTGCGTCGAATGCGGCCGCGTCGAAGACGTCGCCTGCGCGGTCGGCGCCGCGCCCTGCCTGCATCCGTCCCACGACCACGGGATGCGGATCATCGAAGCCTCTGTGACCTACCGAGCCATCTGCTCCGATTGCGAAAGGAACAAGTGA
- a CDS encoding ABC transporter permease: MSGFLGSLADAWAEIRVHKLRVLLSLIGIAVSVGALTAVVAISEIAAQAQTEESDRYGGRAATLAVTPMGDGGPVDAEEFHARFEKVSERYGFSHAARFAEGLMVPVQSPEGLRDTYARLMDPAYAVIHREKLLTGREFRADDVEALAPPVIISEPLWEVLGGVPLEQHPTVTLGGAAGGIHQVIGVRPRQGPWDQEKRIDLLFDAYAARVDRLPDEAALRYDIWVGEEDLAAVAPALAMDLRAGLPAGQSVMVDRRDWGASSGIRDAQAMTELILGGIAGLILALGALSLINIQLVAMRQRVREIGVRRAFGATAVRVFTAVLLESLVATTVAGVIGIAIVVAVLRSPLLLDSMFPALVDVPPFPMRAAITGLVAAVVVGALAGFVPALVALRVRVIDAIRF; this comes from the coding sequence ATGAGCGGGTTCCTGGGATCCCTCGCCGACGCCTGGGCCGAGATCCGTGTGCACAAGCTGCGGGTGCTGCTCAGCCTCATCGGCATCGCGGTGTCGGTGGGCGCGCTCACCGCGGTCGTCGCGATCTCGGAGATCGCCGCGCAGGCGCAGACGGAGGAGTCCGACCGCTACGGCGGTCGTGCCGCCACGCTCGCGGTCACACCGATGGGAGATGGCGGCCCGGTCGATGCGGAGGAGTTCCACGCCCGATTCGAGAAGGTCTCCGAGCGATACGGGTTCAGTCATGCCGCCCGCTTCGCGGAGGGGCTGATGGTGCCGGTGCAGTCGCCCGAAGGCCTGCGCGACACGTACGCCCGGCTGATGGACCCCGCGTATGCGGTCATCCATCGTGAGAAGCTGCTCACCGGCCGGGAGTTCCGTGCCGACGACGTCGAGGCCCTCGCACCGCCGGTGATCATCTCCGAGCCGCTGTGGGAGGTCCTCGGCGGTGTGCCCCTCGAGCAGCATCCGACGGTCACACTCGGCGGCGCCGCCGGCGGCATCCACCAGGTAATCGGCGTGCGGCCCCGGCAGGGTCCGTGGGACCAGGAGAAGCGCATCGACCTGCTCTTCGACGCCTACGCCGCGCGCGTGGACCGTCTGCCCGATGAGGCCGCGCTGCGGTACGACATCTGGGTGGGTGAGGAGGACCTGGCGGCAGTGGCTCCGGCCCTGGCGATGGACCTGCGCGCCGGGCTGCCTGCCGGGCAGAGCGTCATGGTCGATCGTCGCGACTGGGGCGCGTCCTCGGGGATCCGCGATGCGCAGGCGATGACCGAGCTGATCCTCGGCGGCATAGCGGGGCTGATCCTCGCGCTGGGCGCCCTGAGCCTGATCAACATCCAGCTCGTCGCCATGCGCCAGCGCGTGCGCGAGATCGGTGTGCGGCGTGCGTTCGGTGCCACCGCAGTGCGCGTCTTCACGGCCGTGCTGCTGGAGAGCCTGGTCGCCACCACCGTCGCCGGCGTGATCGGCATAGCCATCGTGGTCGCCGTGCTGCGTTCGCCGCTGCTGCTCGATTCGATGTTCCCGGCTCTCGTGGACGTGCCGCCGTTCCCGATGCGCGCGGCGATCACGGGTCTCGTCGCCGCGGTCGTCGTCGGCGCGCTCGCCGGGTTCGTCCCGGCGCTGGTGGCGCTGAGAGTCAGGGTGATCGACGCGATCAGGTTCTGA
- a CDS encoding catalase, which produces MTDKSFTTTQTGTPVASDAHSLTSGPDGITALHDRYLVEKLASFNRERVPERNPHAKGGGAFGEFVVTEDVSQYTRAAVFQPGAKSETLIRFSSVAGEQGSPDTWRDVRGFSLRFYTPEGNLDIVGNNTPTFFLRDGMKFPDFIHSQKRLTGSGLRDADMQWDFWTLSPESAHQVTYVMGDRGLPRSWRHMNGYGSHTYQWVNEAGERFWVQYHFLSQQGVEPMFADEAERLAGQDADYYRRDLYEAIERGENPSWDVYVQVMPYEEAKTYRFNPFDLTKTWSKKDYPRIKVGTFTLNRNPKNFFAEIEQAAFSPGNQVPGTGISPDKMLMARVFSYPDAQRYRIGTNYNQLPVNQPHAAHTSNYMHEGNMQYHYNTAEHRVYTPNSYGVAGGPQADAQRGVEASWESDGELVRSAATLHSEDDDFGQARTLINDVFNAEERERFIQTLAGQYEALTVPAIQERFFWYWGQVDQQVAADIRALVAAGAGNLEEPVGVGE; this is translated from the coding sequence ATGACCGACAAGTCCTTCACGACCACCCAGACCGGAACCCCGGTCGCCAGCGACGCGCACTCGCTGACGTCCGGCCCCGACGGCATCACCGCCCTGCACGACCGCTATCTGGTCGAGAAGCTCGCGTCGTTCAACCGCGAGCGCGTGCCGGAGCGCAACCCGCACGCCAAGGGCGGCGGCGCGTTCGGCGAGTTCGTCGTCACCGAGGACGTCTCGCAGTACACCCGCGCGGCGGTGTTCCAGCCCGGCGCGAAGAGCGAGACGCTGATCCGCTTCTCCTCGGTCGCGGGCGAGCAGGGCTCCCCCGACACCTGGCGCGACGTGCGCGGCTTCTCGCTGCGCTTCTACACGCCCGAGGGCAACCTCGACATCGTCGGCAACAACACCCCGACGTTCTTCCTGCGGGACGGCATGAAGTTCCCCGACTTCATCCACTCGCAGAAGCGCCTGACCGGCTCCGGCCTCCGCGACGCCGACATGCAGTGGGACTTCTGGACCCTCTCCCCCGAGTCGGCCCACCAGGTCACCTACGTCATGGGCGACCGCGGCCTGCCGCGCTCGTGGCGTCATATGAACGGTTACGGTTCGCACACGTACCAGTGGGTGAACGAGGCCGGCGAGCGCTTCTGGGTGCAGTACCACTTCCTCTCCCAGCAGGGCGTCGAGCCGATGTTCGCCGACGAGGCCGAGCGCCTCGCCGGTCAGGACGCCGACTACTACCGTCGCGACCTGTATGAGGCGATCGAGCGCGGCGAGAACCCGTCCTGGGACGTGTACGTCCAGGTCATGCCCTATGAAGAGGCCAAGACCTATCGCTTCAACCCGTTCGACCTCACCAAGACCTGGTCGAAGAAGGACTACCCGCGAATCAAGGTGGGCACGTTCACCCTGAACCGCAACCCGAAGAACTTCTTCGCCGAGATCGAGCAGGCCGCCTTCTCGCCCGGCAACCAGGTGCCCGGCACCGGCATCTCGCCCGACAAGATGCTGATGGCCCGCGTGTTCTCCTACCCCGACGCGCAGCGCTACCGCATCGGCACGAACTACAACCAGCTGCCGGTCAACCAGCCGCACGCCGCCCACACGAGCAACTACATGCACGAGGGCAACATGCAGTACCACTACAACACCGCAGAGCACCGGGTCTACACCCCCAACTCGTACGGTGTCGCCGGTGGCCCGCAGGCCGACGCGCAGCGCGGTGTCGAGGCGAGCTGGGAGAGCGACGGGGAGCTCGTGCGCTCGGCTGCCACCCTGCACTCCGAGGACGACGACTTCGGTCAGGCTCGCACCCTGATCAACGACGTCTTCAACGCCGAGGAGCGCGAGCGCTTCATCCAGACGCTCGCCGGCCAGTACGAGGCGCTGACGGTGCCAGCCATCCAGGAGCGGTTCTTCTGGTACTGGGGTCAGGTCGACCAGCAGGTCGCAGCTGACATCCGCGCCCTGGTCGCCGCGGGCGCCGGCAACCTGGAGGAGCCGGTCGGCGTCGGCGAGTGA
- a CDS encoding stage II sporulation protein M, with protein MDADALADARRSEWERLDELSRRRRLSGAEVDELIMRYRAASADLAELKTSVGDSPQGAYLSTILAAARLRFTGASDNILAQTARFFALQLPAALYRIRWTTGVIALAFIALVVITGAWIVADTQRLATLGTPEALRQYAEEDFTGYYQPMTSFAGMVWTNNAWIALQCVLFGVTGIWPLWMLIQNAMGLGAASAVMTAHDQLGTMLLHITPHGLLELTAIFVAAAAGLHIFWAWAVPGHRTRLESLAAGGRSLATVAIGLVFVLLLSGLVEGFVTGSALPWAVKIGVGALALAAFLFYMLVIGRRAARRGESGDLVEFEAGTPTLTAG; from the coding sequence GTGGATGCCGATGCTCTCGCCGATGCGCGCCGTTCCGAGTGGGAGCGACTGGACGAGCTCAGCCGTAGGCGGCGCCTGAGCGGCGCCGAGGTCGACGAGCTCATCATGCGCTACCGCGCCGCCTCGGCCGATCTCGCCGAGCTGAAGACATCCGTCGGAGACTCACCGCAGGGCGCGTATCTGTCGACGATCCTCGCGGCGGCGCGGCTGCGGTTCACCGGAGCATCCGACAACATCCTCGCGCAGACGGCGCGGTTCTTCGCGCTGCAGCTGCCGGCGGCGCTGTACCGCATCCGCTGGACCACCGGGGTCATCGCCCTGGCCTTCATCGCCCTGGTCGTCATCACGGGCGCGTGGATCGTCGCCGACACGCAGCGCCTCGCGACCCTCGGCACGCCGGAGGCGCTGCGTCAGTACGCGGAGGAGGACTTCACCGGCTATTACCAGCCGATGACCTCGTTCGCCGGCATGGTCTGGACCAACAACGCCTGGATAGCCCTGCAGTGCGTGCTGTTCGGCGTCACCGGGATCTGGCCGCTGTGGATGCTGATACAGAACGCCATGGGCCTGGGGGCGGCCTCTGCGGTGATGACTGCGCATGACCAGCTCGGCACGATGCTGCTGCACATCACGCCGCATGGTCTGCTCGAGCTGACCGCGATCTTCGTTGCGGCGGCTGCGGGCCTGCACATCTTCTGGGCGTGGGCGGTGCCCGGTCATCGCACCAGGCTGGAATCGCTGGCCGCGGGCGGTCGGTCGCTGGCCACGGTCGCCATCGGGCTCGTGTTCGTGCTGCTGCTGTCGGGGCTCGTCGAAGGGTTCGTGACCGGATCGGCGCTGCCCTGGGCGGTGAAGATCGGCGTCGGTGCGCTCGCGCTGGCGGCGTTCCTCTTCTACATGCTCGTCATCGGCCGCAGGGCCGCCAGGCGCGGCGAGTCCGGCGACCTCGTCGAGTTCGAGGCGGGCACGCCCACTCTGACCGCGGGCTGA
- the aqpZ gene encoding aquaporin Z, giving the protein MTESSIEPAPDPGAPLTASLGAKLAAEGFGTFLLVFGGVGTAIFASNHFTEPGALSGVYVAVALAFGLTVLVGVYAFGPLSGGHFNPAVTLGAAAAGRIAWREVVPYIIAQVVGGVVASTALTLIGLFGPENWLTTAQDSGFASNGWGPHSPGGFGMMAAIIIEVILTGFFLLVILGSTHPTRGTTHAGIAIGLSLTLIHLIAIPVDNTSVNPARSIAAAIYGGTDALAQLWVFLVFPVVGAMLAGYAYRALFDSPRAS; this is encoded by the coding sequence ATGACCGAATCATCGATCGAACCGGCGCCGGACCCCGGTGCCCCGCTGACCGCATCCCTGGGCGCCAAGCTCGCCGCCGAGGGATTCGGCACCTTCCTGCTCGTCTTCGGTGGGGTCGGAACGGCGATCTTCGCCTCGAACCATTTCACCGAACCCGGTGCACTCTCGGGCGTCTATGTGGCCGTCGCGCTCGCCTTCGGCCTGACCGTGCTGGTCGGGGTATACGCCTTCGGCCCGCTCTCGGGCGGCCACTTCAATCCCGCCGTGACCCTGGGCGCAGCCGCCGCCGGGCGCATCGCGTGGCGTGAGGTGGTGCCGTACATCATCGCTCAGGTCGTGGGCGGCGTGGTCGCCTCCACCGCGCTCACGCTCATCGGACTGTTCGGGCCGGAGAACTGGCTCACCACCGCGCAGGACTCCGGCTTCGCCAGCAACGGCTGGGGGCCCCACTCCCCGGGCGGATTCGGGATGATGGCGGCGATCATCATCGAGGTCATCCTCACCGGGTTCTTCCTGCTCGTCATCCTGGGTTCGACCCATCCGACGCGGGGCACCACGCACGCCGGCATCGCGATCGGCCTGTCACTGACGCTCATCCACCTCATCGCCATCCCGGTGGACAACACCTCGGTGAACCCGGCGCGTTCCATCGCGGCGGCGATCTATGGCGGCACCGACGCCCTGGCGCAGCTGTGGGTGTTCCTCGTGTTCCCCGTCGTCGGTGCGATGCTCGCCGGATACGCCTACCGCGCACTCTTCGACAGCCCGCGCGCGAGCTGA
- the mtrA gene encoding MtrAB system response regulator MtrA produces MTSRILVVDDDTALAEMIGIVLRTEGFDVLFCADGAQAVDEWRSSRPDLVLLDLMLPGMDGIEICTRIRAESGVPVIMLTARSDTADVVRGLEVGADDYMVKPFNPKELVARIRTRLRPAPQATAEVLRVGDLTIDVDAHEVRRGTAPIALTPLEFQLLVALASKPQQVFSREMLLEQVWGYHYKADTRLVNVHVQRLRAKVELDPDNPRIVMTVRGVGYRAGSVS; encoded by the coding sequence ATGACCTCTCGAATCCTCGTGGTCGACGACGACACGGCTCTGGCCGAGATGATCGGCATCGTGCTGCGCACCGAGGGATTCGACGTGCTGTTCTGCGCCGACGGGGCACAGGCCGTCGACGAATGGCGCTCGTCCCGGCCCGACCTCGTGCTGCTCGACCTCATGCTGCCCGGCATGGACGGCATCGAGATCTGCACGCGCATCCGCGCGGAATCCGGCGTTCCCGTCATCATGCTGACCGCACGCAGCGACACCGCCGATGTCGTGCGCGGACTCGAGGTCGGCGCCGACGACTACATGGTCAAGCCGTTCAACCCGAAGGAGCTCGTGGCGCGCATCCGCACCCGGCTCCGGCCCGCACCGCAGGCCACCGCCGAGGTGCTGCGCGTGGGCGATCTGACCATCGACGTCGACGCGCACGAGGTGCGCCGCGGCACCGCGCCCATCGCCCTGACCCCGCTGGAGTTCCAGCTGCTGGTCGCGCTGGCGTCCAAGCCGCAGCAGGTGTTCTCTCGCGAGATGCTGCTCGAGCAGGTCTGGGGCTACCACTACAAGGCCGACACCCGGCTCGTGAACGTGCACGTGCAGCGACTGCGCGCCAAGGTCGAGCTCGACCCGGACAACCCCCGGATCGTCATGACGGTGCGCGGGGTCGGGTACCGCGCAGGGAGCGTCAGCTAG
- a CDS encoding DUF58 domain-containing protein, with product MYVTALLAPLIALGVAPIVLLSAAGLPAWAVLGVWLLLCTVLVTLDVVLAASPRAVVVTRSIPARARLGEPVVTSVALQNTGSRTLRGQLRDAWQPTAGAPLTRERLSIPPGERRRLQTPLLPRRRGELSSEFVVIRSRGPLGLAGRQARHDVRGALRVLPAFTSRKHLPSRLARLRELDGNTSIQVRGQGTEFDSLREYVRGDDIRSIDWRATARAGTTMLRTWRPERDRQVVILIDTGRTSAARVGDSTRLDAALEAALLLAALASRAGDHVHLLMYDRVARARVTGVDGAGLLPALTDAMAPVHARLVDTDWTGAFAAVRTLTTRPSLVVVLTAQDAAESARGFLGAFPDASRATTLLVGSATDDSIVQLARRRDSRLDVYLAAAAEQTIRDAQIVADAVRRVGGEAIAADPDELPPRIADRYLELKAAGRL from the coding sequence ATGTACGTCACCGCACTGCTGGCGCCGCTGATCGCGCTGGGCGTCGCACCGATCGTGCTGCTGAGCGCGGCGGGGCTTCCGGCGTGGGCGGTGCTCGGGGTGTGGCTGCTGCTGTGCACGGTGCTCGTGACCCTCGACGTCGTCCTCGCGGCCAGCCCGCGCGCGGTCGTCGTCACCCGGTCGATCCCCGCCCGGGCACGGCTGGGTGAGCCGGTCGTCACCAGCGTGGCGCTGCAGAACACCGGCTCGCGCACGCTGCGCGGGCAGCTGCGCGACGCCTGGCAGCCCACCGCCGGCGCGCCCCTCACGCGCGAGCGACTCAGCATCCCTCCCGGCGAGCGCCGCAGGCTGCAGACCCCGCTCCTCCCCCGGCGCCGCGGCGAGCTCTCCAGCGAGTTCGTGGTCATCCGCTCGCGCGGGCCGCTCGGGCTCGCCGGGCGGCAGGCCAGGCACGATGTACGCGGGGCGCTGCGCGTGCTGCCCGCCTTCACCTCGCGCAAGCACCTCCCGTCGCGGCTCGCGCGCCTGCGCGAGCTCGACGGCAACACGTCGATCCAGGTGCGCGGCCAGGGCACCGAGTTCGACTCGCTGCGCGAGTACGTGCGCGGCGATGACATCCGCTCGATCGACTGGCGGGCCACGGCGCGGGCGGGGACGACCATGCTGCGCACCTGGCGCCCGGAGCGCGACAGGCAGGTCGTGATCCTCATCGACACCGGCCGCACCTCGGCGGCGCGCGTGGGCGACAGCACACGGCTGGATGCCGCGCTCGAGGCCGCACTGCTGCTGGCGGCCCTCGCCTCGCGCGCGGGCGATCACGTGCACCTGCTGATGTACGACCGCGTCGCCCGCGCCCGGGTGACCGGCGTCGACGGCGCCGGGCTCCTGCCCGCACTGACCGATGCCATGGCGCCCGTGCACGCTCGTCTGGTCGACACCGACTGGACGGGGGCCTTCGCCGCCGTCCGCACGCTGACCACGCGGCCCTCGCTCGTGGTCGTGCTCACCGCACAGGATGCCGCCGAGTCGGCGCGCGGGTTCCTCGGCGCCTTCCCCGACGCCTCACGCGCCACGACGCTGCTGGTCGGATCCGCCACCGACGACTCGATCGTGCAGCTCGCCCGCCGCCGCGACTCGCGCCTGGACGTTTACCTCGCCGCTGCGGCCGAGCAGACCATCCGCGATGCGCAGATCGTGGCGGATGCCGTGCGGCGGGTGGGAGGCGAGGCGATCGCCGCCGACCCGGATGAGCTGCCGCCGCGGATCGCGGACCGCTACCTCGAGCTCAAGGCCGCCGGCCGGCTGTAG
- a CDS encoding AAA family ATPase, giving the protein MHRVRAEVDKAVIGQAGTVTGLLVALLARGHVLLEGVPGVAKTLVVRSFARAVGLDTKRVQFTPDLMPGDVTGSLVYDARTGEFEFRAGPVFTNILLADEINRTPPKTQAALLEAMEERQVSADGLSRPLPDPFLVAATQNPIEHEGTYTLPEAQLDRFLMKLVVGMPERDAEVSVLRLHAGGFSPRLLTGVQAVIGGDEIRAAQDAAARVQVTDDVLGYVVDLARATRLSPSVELGASPRASTALLAAAKAWAWLNASSAVTPDHVQTMLMPVWRHRLQLRPDAQMEGVSPDAVLQSVVQQTRVPI; this is encoded by the coding sequence ATGCACCGCGTGCGCGCCGAGGTCGACAAGGCGGTGATCGGTCAGGCCGGAACCGTCACCGGGCTGCTGGTCGCGCTGCTCGCGCGCGGGCACGTGCTGCTCGAGGGCGTGCCCGGGGTCGCCAAGACCCTGGTCGTGCGCAGCTTCGCGCGCGCCGTGGGGCTGGACACCAAGCGCGTGCAGTTCACCCCCGACCTGATGCCCGGCGATGTCACCGGATCGCTGGTGTACGACGCCCGCACCGGTGAGTTCGAATTCCGCGCCGGCCCCGTGTTCACGAACATCCTGCTCGCCGACGAGATCAACCGCACCCCGCCCAAGACCCAGGCGGCCCTGCTGGAGGCGATGGAGGAGCGCCAGGTCTCGGCCGACGGGCTGAGCCGTCCGCTGCCCGATCCGTTCCTCGTCGCCGCGACGCAGAACCCGATCGAGCACGAGGGCACCTACACGCTTCCCGAGGCGCAGCTCGACCGCTTCCTGATGAAGCTCGTCGTCGGGATGCCCGAGCGCGACGCCGAGGTGTCGGTGCTGCGGCTGCATGCCGGCGGGTTCTCCCCTCGTCTGCTGACCGGCGTACAGGCGGTGATCGGCGGCGACGAGATCCGCGCCGCGCAGGATGCCGCGGCCCGCGTGCAGGTCACCGACGACGTGCTCGGCTATGTCGTCGACCTGGCCAGGGCCACCCGGCTCTCGCCCTCCGTCGAGCTCGGCGCGAGCCCGCGCGCCTCGACCGCGCTGCTCGCGGCGGCCAAGGCGTGGGCCTGGCTGAACGCCTCCTCGGCGGTCACCCCCGACCACGTGCAGACCATGCTCATGCCGGTCTGGCGTCACCGCCTGCAGCTGCGTCCTGACGCGCAGATGGAGGGCGTCTCGCCGGATGCCGTGCTGCAGTCGGTCGTGCAGCAGACCCGGGTTCCGATCTGA